The following proteins are encoded in a genomic region of Ornithinibacillus sp. 4-3:
- a CDS encoding peptidase M4, whose protein sequence is MSIRNTVLAFGAGIVVGYIAKQQMDKYQETTPEAVLERVKDTFRKSGPISGSWIYMKPEQIEKNSLTYTVYRGGITRNIDGENKQFEFYADVKTGMVIDAVQTNI, encoded by the coding sequence ATGAGCATTCGTAATACCGTTCTTGCATTTGGAGCAGGTATTGTCGTTGGATATATTGCTAAACAGCAAATGGATAAATATCAGGAAACGACACCTGAAGCTGTTCTTGAACGTGTAAAAGACACATTCAGAAAAAGCGGTCCAATTAGTGGTTCATGGATATACATGAAACCAGAACAAATAGAAAAGAACAGCCTTACATATACAGTATATCGTGGAGGTATTACACGAAATATTGATGGTGAAAATAAGCAATTTGAATTTTACGCAGATGTAAAAACTGGTATGGTTATTGATGCCGTACAAACAAATATTTAG
- a CDS encoding YtxH domain-containing protein, translating to MSDNNNINSKDFIIGALVGGVVGAAVALVFAPKSGKELRSDINDGAKHALEVANEWKNTAQEKSIEWKDLAVEKSSELKQKAMDSTAELAKNIASKTQKITKTVQNKAGEVGDKVEDISEDVAEAVEEAEKK from the coding sequence ATGAGTGATAATAATAATATTAATAGTAAAGATTTTATCATTGGAGCATTAGTTGGTGGAGTGGTAGGTGCAGCAGTTGCGCTAGTATTTGCACCAAAATCAGGTAAAGAATTAAGAAGTGATATTAATGATGGTGCCAAGCATGCATTAGAAGTAGCAAATGAATGGAAAAATACAGCTCAAGAAAAAAGCATTGAATGGAAAGACTTAGCTGTTGAAAAAAGCTCTGAATTAAAGCAAAAAGCAATGGATTCTACAGCAGAGTTAGCTAAAAACATTGCAAGCAAAACACAAAAAATCACTAAAACTGTACAAAATAAAGCTGGCGAAGTTGGCGATAAAGTAGAAGATATTAGTGAAGATGTTGCAGAGGCAGTAGAAGAAGCTGAGAAAAAATAA
- a CDS encoding cell division protein FtsA: MSNRIFALDIGTRSVTGLIIEEQQHTFSVVDYYMKEHEERSMLDGQIHNVIAVAQTVKMVKEKLEETNGPLEKVYVAAAGRTLKTVKATSAMKLNQQTISANETLKHLELETIQNAQKQLVMDTDDYYANYYCVGYSVVQYMLDGEKIGSLIDQSGNEAAVEVIATFLPKVVIESLISVLERTDLQMEALTLEPIAAIEVLVPESMRRLNVVIVDIGAGTSDIAITKNGTILAYGMVPIAGDEITEAISDHYLLDFSEAEQAKRNIVIKGEHVIQNILGFEETIVAEQMTEHILPAVEKLAASIAEEILQLNTKAPQAIMLVGGGSLTPRLREVLANKLELPHNRVAIRSVDAIQKLQQPYHVPNQPDFITPIGIAIAAKQNPVHYINVRVNQKNVRMFELKQLTIGDCFIQAGISINHYYGKPGLAAMFQFNGQEMTIPGGFGASPRIYLNGERALVNSIIQPNDEIVIEKGADGVLPTVTIEEVAGITKPITVYYQQQPFELTPKYLVNDIEQSAQYVIQDKDDIVLKPGTLKEFIYLIDPALLKAQVPFKIQFNGKLEDLGSFLGHFTINQQIAQVDQLLQDKDMIELTTNHTPTIKNVLDQLGEDIFETITVTFNEEIVTLQKLNKRIIRNQAEVGLDEMIQRNDVIECEEIAVEPFVFQDVFRYVDIDLTKVKGLFQIANNGVSTNFLEEIQDGDKLTITWN; the protein is encoded by the coding sequence ATGAGCAATCGTATTTTTGCACTAGATATAGGAACAAGATCTGTAACTGGATTGATTATTGAAGAACAGCAGCACACGTTTTCGGTTGTTGATTATTATATGAAAGAGCACGAGGAACGCTCTATGCTAGATGGGCAGATACATAATGTAATTGCTGTAGCACAAACGGTGAAAATGGTAAAAGAAAAATTAGAAGAAACAAATGGACCATTAGAAAAAGTCTATGTTGCTGCAGCAGGACGAACTTTAAAGACGGTGAAAGCAACTTCAGCTATGAAGTTAAACCAACAAACAATCTCCGCAAATGAAACATTAAAGCATTTGGAGCTTGAGACTATTCAAAATGCGCAAAAACAGCTAGTAATGGATACTGATGATTATTATGCAAATTATTACTGTGTGGGTTACTCTGTTGTTCAATATATGTTGGATGGAGAAAAAATTGGTTCCCTTATTGATCAAAGCGGAAATGAAGCCGCGGTTGAGGTTATTGCAACCTTCTTACCGAAAGTAGTTATTGAATCATTAATCTCTGTACTAGAACGAACAGATTTACAAATGGAAGCATTAACGCTAGAGCCAATTGCTGCAATAGAAGTTCTAGTTCCTGAATCCATGCGTCGTTTAAACGTGGTTATTGTGGATATTGGTGCGGGAACAAGTGATATTGCCATTACTAAGAATGGAACAATTCTAGCTTACGGAATGGTACCAATCGCTGGTGACGAAATCACGGAAGCTATTAGTGATCATTATTTGCTTGATTTCTCAGAAGCAGAGCAAGCAAAAAGAAATATTGTCATAAAAGGCGAGCATGTTATCCAAAATATTTTAGGCTTTGAAGAAACAATTGTTGCTGAACAGATGACTGAGCATATTCTACCTGCTGTCGAGAAACTTGCTGCATCAATTGCAGAAGAAATTTTGCAACTAAACACGAAAGCCCCTCAAGCTATTATGCTAGTTGGTGGCGGAAGCTTAACACCACGTCTGCGAGAGGTGCTTGCTAATAAGCTAGAATTACCACATAATCGGGTGGCAATTCGAAGTGTTGATGCCATTCAGAAGTTACAACAACCATATCATGTGCCGAATCAACCGGACTTCATCACCCCTATTGGAATTGCTATTGCAGCTAAGCAAAACCCTGTTCATTATATCAACGTTCGTGTAAATCAAAAAAATGTGCGGATGTTTGAATTAAAACAATTAACCATTGGCGATTGTTTCATTCAAGCAGGAATTTCTATCAATCATTATTATGGTAAACCAGGACTAGCCGCTATGTTCCAATTTAATGGCCAAGAAATGACAATCCCAGGCGGATTTGGCGCTTCTCCTCGAATCTATCTTAATGGAGAGCGTGCCTTAGTAAACAGCATCATTCAACCAAATGATGAAATCGTCATCGAAAAAGGCGCAGATGGTGTTTTGCCAACTGTAACGATTGAAGAGGTAGCTGGAATTACTAAACCAATTACGGTTTACTACCAGCAGCAACCATTTGAACTAACACCGAAATACCTTGTCAATGATATTGAACAATCAGCACAATATGTAATTCAAGATAAGGACGATATTGTCCTAAAGCCAGGCACATTAAAAGAATTCATTTATCTTATTGATCCTGCGCTTCTTAAAGCACAAGTACCTTTTAAAATTCAATTTAATGGTAAATTAGAAGATCTTGGATCATTTTTGGGTCATTTTACGATTAATCAACAGATAGCCCAGGTCGATCAGCTCCTGCAAGATAAGGATATGATTGAGCTAACTACGAATCATACTCCAACAATAAAGAATGTGTTAGATCAGCTTGGGGAAGATATTTTTGAAACAATTACGGTTACTTTTAACGAAGAAATAGTAACCCTACAAAAATTGAACAAGAGAATTATTCGTAACCAAGCTGAGGTTGGGTTAGATGAAATGATTCAACGAAATGACGTGATAGAATGTGAAGAAATTGCTGTAGAACCCTTTGTTTTCCAAGATGTATTTCGTTATGTTGATATAGATTTAACTAAAGTAAAGGGACTATTTCAAATTGCTAACAATGGAGTGTCAACTAACTTCCTTGAAGAAATTCAAGATGGGGATAAGCTAACAATAACCTGGAATTAA
- a CDS encoding DUF1307 domain-containing protein, protein MKKWLTLLIIALLSAFLVACGSDDKDQNDNADEQPDSSEVENDNNEEDADADTEEDADTDADADSDDTATGGELNIDPNGKNEVQLQTVQNGVTMLITYYADGDVVTEQTADNEIPYSSLGVSGEEEAKQMLAQVEEQYTGKSGIEHKLEYLDDKVVETVHVNFNDIVFEEVQDLLGFQSEGDVSNGVSLTRSVEMLQAQGFEIVE, encoded by the coding sequence ATGAAAAAATGGTTAACGCTTTTAATTATTGCGCTTCTAAGTGCATTTCTAGTTGCTTGTGGTTCTGATGACAAAGATCAGAATGACAACGCAGATGAACAACCAGATTCATCTGAAGTAGAAAATGATAACAATGAAGAAGATGCCGATGCTGATACAGAAGAAGATGCAGACACTGACGCAGATGCCGATTCAGATGATACAGCTACAGGTGGCGAACTAAATATTGATCCAAATGGAAAAAATGAAGTTCAGCTACAAACAGTTCAAAATGGAGTAACAATGCTTATCACATATTATGCAGATGGAGATGTTGTGACAGAGCAAACAGCAGATAATGAAATTCCTTATAGTTCACTTGGCGTATCTGGTGAAGAAGAAGCAAAACAAATGCTTGCTCAAGTGGAAGAACAATATACAGGAAAATCTGGTATTGAACATAAATTAGAATATCTTGACGATAAAGTTGTAGAAACAGTTCATGTTAACTTTAACGATATCGTGTTTGAAGAAGTTCAAGATTTACTTGGGTTCCAATCAGAAGGTGACGTAAGCAATGGTGTAAGCTTAACTCGTTCTGTTGAAATGCTACAAGCTCAAGGTTTTGAAATTGTAGAGTAA
- a CDS encoding DUF1444 domain-containing protein has translation MSMTSIQLREILEEKFSDGELQTSYQRDKDTFRVEWKKSMQGITIKLSNVLAKYHQRGQVAIDELVHHIEETLKMMNEQPVLTGKERHVYPVIRSTSFPTESKAGTRLITKEHTAETRIYYALDVGKSYRLIDEKLLESEQWTEKRLDEMALFNIRSLKNEYKVDRVADNDFYFIASQDGYDASRILNIAFLEEMKANSKGNLAVAVPHQDVLIIADIQNDMGYDILAQLTMQFFAEGRIPITSLPFIYENKELEPIFILAKKRRQK, from the coding sequence ATGTCGATGACAAGCATCCAGTTGAGAGAAATTTTAGAAGAAAAATTCTCTGATGGCGAGCTGCAAACTTCCTATCAACGGGATAAAGATACTTTTCGTGTAGAATGGAAGAAATCGATGCAAGGAATCACCATAAAATTATCTAATGTACTTGCAAAATATCATCAACGAGGCCAAGTGGCTATTGATGAATTAGTGCATCATATAGAAGAAACATTAAAAATGATGAATGAACAACCTGTCCTTACAGGCAAGGAGAGGCATGTTTATCCTGTGATTCGTTCTACATCATTCCCAACAGAATCAAAAGCAGGAACAAGACTAATTACAAAAGAGCATACTGCAGAAACAAGAATTTATTATGCTTTGGATGTAGGGAAATCCTATCGCTTAATCGATGAAAAATTATTAGAAAGCGAGCAATGGACAGAAAAAAGATTAGATGAAATGGCATTGTTTAATATTCGTTCTCTTAAAAATGAATATAAGGTAGATCGTGTGGCTGATAATGATTTTTATTTTATTGCTTCACAAGACGGCTATGATGCTAGTCGAATTTTAAATATCGCATTTTTAGAGGAAATGAAGGCAAATAGTAAGGGAAATCTTGCGGTTGCTGTTCCTCATCAAGATGTGCTAATTATTGCAGATATACAAAATGATATGGGTTATGATATTTTAGCGCAGCTTACAATGCAGTTTTTTGCAGAAGGAAGAATACCAATTACATCTCTTCCATTTATTTATGAAAATAAAGAATTAGAACCAATATTTATTTTAGCGAAAAAACGAAGACAAAAATAA
- a CDS encoding DNA translocase FtsK has translation MFNRWRNKLKGVFSSDREESHDVEDSEDSQAFLEKTPEIHTKMTYQYSERKQFRFPVIPDRPARENEFDTFDKPTYIRKKEARVKETKRTARKKTPTTHKKTVKQEEATRAPFKPTQFASPIYGYQERKQKREIEQIPTFIRNKERDHTANKIDNDEELNQQPEILEAPISNELESPVVEMDLVEEKLVVLEEEPGLEEIPASPEESLAIEDKEDNIEQVQEEEVNVIKDVQPQHQKVEKNPNVKPLPFNVVMTPKDKQQLEMRKRQQKSESAKKPETPSDFSFPFYLLDDPVQTSNEDRLWVKQQQELLEQTLKHFNVRARVVKATQGPAVTRFEVQPELGVKVSKVRNLSDDIKLNMSAKDIRIEAPIPGKNAIGIEVPNMKSQMVGLQEIFETEAFQKSSSPLTVGLGLSVEGTPVITDIAKMPHGLIAGATGSGKSVCINTILISLLYKANHQDVKFLLIDPKMVELAAYNGLPHLISPVITDVKAATSALKWAVMEMEERYEKFVKESVRDIKRYNSKMMEQDRTGEKMPFIVIVIDELADLMMAAPQDVEDAICRIAQKARACGIHLLLATQRPSVDVITGLIKANVPSRIAFSVSSQVDSRTIIDTNGAERLLGRGDMLFIENGSNKSIRIQGAYVSDDEIERVTNFARKIAPPNYLFEQEQLLLQMEMDIEEDELLEEVIHFVVNQNHASTSLLQRQFRIGYNRAARLIDALETRGIISGQNGSKPREVLLTRTQVEELLQANNTLGTR, from the coding sequence ATGTTTAATCGATGGAGAAATAAGTTAAAGGGAGTTTTTTCATCAGACCGTGAAGAAAGTCATGATGTAGAAGATTCGGAGGATTCACAAGCATTTCTTGAAAAGACACCAGAAATCCATACTAAAATGACATATCAATATTCAGAACGTAAACAATTCCGTTTTCCAGTAATTCCTGATCGACCAGCACGAGAGAATGAATTCGATACATTTGATAAACCAACATATATACGCAAGAAAGAAGCTCGTGTAAAAGAAACGAAGCGAACAGCTCGTAAAAAAACACCAACAACTCATAAGAAAACTGTTAAGCAAGAGGAAGCTACTCGAGCACCTTTTAAACCAACCCAGTTTGCTTCACCTATTTACGGTTACCAGGAGAGAAAACAGAAAAGAGAAATAGAACAAATACCAACATTTATTCGTAATAAAGAAAGAGATCATACAGCAAATAAAATAGATAACGATGAAGAACTTAATCAACAACCAGAGATATTAGAAGCACCTATTTCTAATGAATTGGAAAGCCCTGTAGTAGAAATGGATCTAGTTGAAGAAAAGCTAGTAGTGCTAGAGGAGGAGCCGGGCCTAGAGGAAATCCCAGCATCTCCTGAAGAAAGCTTGGCAATAGAAGATAAAGAAGATAATATAGAGCAAGTGCAGGAAGAGGAAGTAAATGTAATAAAAGATGTTCAGCCTCAACATCAAAAAGTAGAAAAAAATCCAAATGTTAAACCACTACCGTTTAATGTAGTAATGACACCGAAGGATAAACAACAATTAGAAATGAGAAAACGTCAACAAAAGAGTGAATCAGCAAAAAAGCCAGAAACTCCTTCTGATTTTTCATTTCCATTTTATTTATTAGACGATCCCGTTCAGACGAGTAATGAAGACCGATTATGGGTGAAACAACAGCAGGAGTTATTAGAGCAGACGTTAAAGCATTTTAACGTAAGAGCACGTGTTGTGAAAGCTACGCAAGGTCCAGCAGTAACTCGATTTGAAGTACAGCCTGAATTAGGGGTAAAGGTAAGCAAGGTTCGTAATTTAAGTGATGATATTAAATTAAATATGTCCGCTAAAGATATTCGTATTGAAGCACCAATTCCAGGAAAAAACGCTATTGGAATTGAAGTGCCTAATATGAAATCGCAAATGGTTGGATTACAAGAAATCTTTGAAACAGAAGCATTTCAAAAAAGTAGCTCTCCACTTACAGTAGGATTAGGTTTGAGTGTAGAGGGTACACCAGTTATAACAGATATTGCTAAAATGCCACATGGCTTAATCGCTGGGGCTACTGGTTCCGGGAAAAGTGTCTGTATCAATACGATTTTAATCAGCTTACTTTATAAAGCAAACCACCAGGATGTGAAATTTTTATTAATTGATCCTAAAATGGTGGAGTTAGCTGCTTATAATGGTCTACCACATCTAATTTCACCAGTAATTACAGATGTAAAAGCTGCGACATCTGCTTTAAAATGGGCTGTTATGGAGATGGAAGAGCGATATGAAAAGTTTGTAAAAGAAAGTGTACGCGATATCAAGCGTTATAATAGTAAAATGATGGAGCAAGATCGTACAGGTGAAAAAATGCCATTTATCGTTATTGTTATTGACGAGCTAGCAGATTTAATGATGGCTGCACCACAAGATGTAGAGGATGCTATTTGTCGAATTGCTCAGAAGGCTCGTGCATGTGGAATTCATTTACTACTTGCAACACAAAGACCTTCTGTAGATGTTATAACAGGATTAATTAAAGCAAATGTTCCATCACGTATAGCTTTCAGTGTATCTTCACAGGTTGACTCTCGAACTATTATTGATACAAATGGTGCAGAGCGATTATTAGGACGTGGAGATATGCTATTTATTGAAAATGGATCGAATAAGAGTATTCGTATTCAAGGAGCATATGTATCTGATGATGAAATTGAACGAGTAACAAATTTTGCTCGTAAGATTGCACCTCCAAATTATTTATTTGAGCAGGAACAATTATTATTGCAAATGGAGATGGACATAGAGGAAGATGAATTACTAGAAGAGGTTATTCATTTTGTCGTCAATCAAAATCACGCAAGTACATCATTATTACAAAGACAATTCCGCATTGGCTATAATCGAGCGGCACGCTTAATCGATGCACTGGAGACAAGAGGAATTATTTCCGGACAAAATGGAAGTAAACCAAGAGAAGTATTACTGACAAGAACGCAAGTAGAGGAATTACTACAAGCAAATAATACATTGGGCACACGTTAG
- a CDS encoding M42 family metallopeptidase — translation MEKDTLALFKTLTELQGAPGHEHLVRKFMKSELEKYADEVIQDNLGSVYGVRKGKGPKVMVAGHMDEVGFMVTQITDNGMLRFQTLGGWWSQVLLAQRVQVMTANGPVIGVIGSIPPHLLQPEQRNKPMEIKNMLIDIGADDKEDVERIGVKPGDYIVPICPFTPMANEKKILAKSWDNRYGCGLSIELLKELQGVDLPNELYSGATVQEEVGLRGAQTSANMIKPDIFYALDASPANDMSGDKNQFGHIGKGTLLRIFDRTMITHRGMRDFVLDTAETHQIPYQFFMSPGGTDAGRVHTANDGIPSAVIGICSRYIHTSSSIIHVDDYAAAKELLVQLVKATDTNMLEAIRKA, via the coding sequence GTGGAAAAAGATACATTAGCACTTTTTAAAACATTAACAGAATTACAAGGTGCACCTGGACACGAACATCTCGTAAGAAAATTTATGAAAAGTGAGTTAGAAAAATATGCGGATGAAGTTATTCAAGATAATTTAGGTAGTGTATACGGTGTTAGAAAAGGAAAAGGGCCTAAAGTAATGGTAGCCGGCCATATGGATGAAGTCGGTTTCATGGTTACACAAATTACTGATAATGGTATGCTTCGTTTTCAAACTTTAGGTGGCTGGTGGAGTCAGGTTTTACTTGCGCAACGTGTTCAAGTAATGACTGCAAATGGTCCTGTGATCGGGGTTATTGGTTCTATCCCACCACATTTATTACAGCCGGAACAGCGTAATAAACCAATGGAAATTAAAAATATGCTTATTGATATTGGTGCGGATGATAAAGAGGATGTTGAACGAATTGGTGTGAAGCCTGGTGACTATATTGTGCCGATTTGTCCATTTACACCGATGGCAAATGAAAAGAAAATCCTTGCTAAATCATGGGATAACAGATATGGATGTGGATTATCCATTGAGCTATTGAAAGAATTACAAGGTGTAGATTTACCAAATGAATTATATTCTGGAGCAACAGTGCAAGAAGAAGTTGGTTTACGTGGGGCACAGACTTCAGCAAATATGATAAAACCAGATATTTTTTATGCACTTGATGCTTCACCAGCCAATGATATGTCAGGTGATAAAAATCAATTTGGACATATTGGTAAAGGAACATTATTAAGGATTTTTGATCGAACAATGATTACACATCGTGGTATGCGTGATTTTGTCCTTGATACAGCAGAAACACATCAAATTCCATACCAATTCTTTATGTCACCTGGCGGAACAGATGCGGGGAGAGTACATACTGCCAATGATGGAATACCTTCTGCAGTAATTGGTATTTGCTCGCGTTATATCCACACCTCATCATCTATTATTCATGTGGATGACTATGCAGCAGCAAAAGAATTATTAGTTCAACTAGTGAAAGCTACAGATACTAATATGTTAGAAGCTATTCGAAAAGCATAA
- the murC gene encoding UDP-N-acetylmuramate--L-alanine ligase has translation MTTYHFIGIKGTGMSALAQILKDSGEKVQGSDIDKRFFTQEALEEKNIPIYPFSKGNIKDDYIIIAGNAFPEDHMEIKEAKERGVTFYRYHEFLGEWLKQYTSIAVTGAHGKTSTSGLLAHVLKESMPISYLIGDGTGKGHEDSKYFVFEACEYRRHFLQYEPDYAIMTNIDYDHPDYFTSIEDVFDAFQAMANKVKKGIIACGDDEQLQQLQTKVPIVYYGFSASNDFQAQNVKESKEGTTFDVFVRNTYYDTFTIPLFGNHHVLNALAVIAICHYEGIPSEDIKYFHTFKGVKRRFTEKLIGEQVVIDDYAHHPKEITATIESVRKKYPEKDVVAIFQPHTFTRTRAFLKEFAESLNLADKVFLCDIFGSARENSGNLTIQDLQELVPNSEILELSTIDTLKPYSDSVFIFMGAGDIQKFQQSYEQSKEYETI, from the coding sequence ATGACAACTTACCATTTCATTGGTATTAAAGGAACAGGGATGAGTGCACTTGCACAAATTTTAAAGGATTCTGGAGAAAAGGTGCAAGGATCTGATATAGATAAAAGATTTTTTACACAAGAAGCTTTAGAAGAGAAAAATATTCCAATCTATCCTTTTTCGAAGGGTAATATTAAAGATGATTATATTATAATTGCAGGGAACGCTTTTCCTGAAGACCATATGGAAATAAAAGAAGCTAAAGAACGAGGAGTAACATTTTACCGTTATCATGAATTTTTAGGAGAGTGGCTTAAACAATACACAAGTATAGCAGTAACTGGAGCACATGGTAAAACTTCTACCTCTGGATTACTTGCTCATGTTTTAAAGGAAAGTATGCCAATCTCTTACCTTATAGGTGATGGTACAGGAAAAGGCCATGAGGATAGTAAATATTTTGTGTTTGAAGCGTGTGAATATCGCAGACATTTCTTGCAATATGAACCAGATTACGCAATCATGACAAATATTGATTATGATCACCCAGATTATTTTACAAGTATTGAAGATGTATTTGATGCATTTCAGGCTATGGCAAATAAGGTGAAAAAAGGAATTATTGCTTGTGGAGATGATGAACAACTACAACAATTACAAACCAAAGTTCCTATTGTGTATTATGGATTTTCAGCATCAAATGATTTTCAAGCACAAAATGTAAAAGAATCTAAAGAAGGAACAACCTTTGATGTGTTTGTACGGAATACGTATTATGATACATTTACCATTCCGTTGTTTGGAAATCACCATGTCCTAAATGCATTAGCAGTTATCGCTATCTGTCATTATGAAGGTATTCCATCTGAGGACATTAAATATTTTCATACTTTTAAAGGTGTAAAGCGTCGTTTTACTGAAAAATTAATTGGTGAGCAAGTTGTAATTGACGATTATGCCCATCATCCTAAGGAAATTACTGCAACTATTGAGTCGGTGCGAAAGAAGTATCCAGAAAAAGATGTAGTAGCTATTTTCCAACCACATACATTTACACGTACAAGAGCTTTTCTAAAAGAATTTGCAGAGAGCTTAAATCTTGCGGATAAAGTATTTTTATGTGATATATTTGGTTCGGCTCGTGAAAATAGTGGTAATTTAACCATTCAAGATTTACAAGAACTGGTTCCAAATAGTGAAATTTTAGAGCTTTCAACAATTGATACATTAAAACCATATAGTGATAGCGTGTTTATTTTTATGGGAGCAGGAGATATTCAAAAGTTCCAGCAATCATATGAGCAGAGTAAGGAATATGAAACGATTTGA
- a CDS encoding DUF84 family protein: MTIIVGSTNPAKVNAVQAVFSSDKVIAKNVPSNVSSQPFSDEETREGAINRAIQCMKSAPNAIGIGLEGGVMYVGEQLFLCNWGALVTSIGEIYTASGARILLPDTIKEQLEQGIELGEVMDMYMNKSGIRYQEGAIGIFTNDLISRKDMFTHVVTLLKGQWEFGEK, translated from the coding sequence ATGACAATTATAGTTGGTTCTACAAATCCGGCAAAGGTTAATGCAGTGCAAGCGGTATTTTCATCGGACAAAGTGATTGCGAAAAACGTCCCTTCTAATGTGTCTTCACAGCCCTTCTCTGATGAAGAAACAAGAGAAGGAGCGATTAACCGAGCGATTCAATGTATGAAATCTGCCCCAAATGCAATTGGAATAGGTCTTGAGGGTGGAGTCATGTATGTTGGTGAGCAATTATTTTTATGTAATTGGGGTGCACTTGTAACATCAATAGGAGAAATATATACAGCAAGTGGTGCACGAATTCTATTACCTGATACCATTAAGGAACAATTGGAACAGGGGATAGAATTAGGAGAAGTTATGGATATGTATATGAATAAATCTGGCATCCGTTATCAGGAGGGAGCCATCGGTATATTTACCAATGATTTGATTTCTAGAAAAGATATGTTTACCCATGTTGTGACATTATTAAAAGGTCAGTGGGAATTCGGTGAAAAATAA
- a CDS encoding DUF948 domain-containing protein, with protein MAIALSIAALIIAIAFAVLVIYLAKTLQAATETLNNVAKTLEGVEQQMQGITRETTDLLNKTNQLAEDINYKSRTLNGLFEGIQGIGEGFKEVNRSLSNLSSGISNVANEDKEKTAQVIKWGVALMDLWKKRKEN; from the coding sequence ATGGCAATCGCATTATCTATTGCAGCATTAATTATTGCTATTGCATTTGCAGTTTTAGTAATTTATTTAGCAAAAACATTACAAGCTGCTACAGAAACACTAAATAATGTAGCAAAAACATTAGAAGGTGTAGAACAGCAAATGCAAGGTATTACTCGAGAAACAACTGATTTGTTAAATAAAACAAATCAATTAGCTGAGGATATTAACTACAAATCAAGAACATTAAATGGTTTATTTGAAGGAATCCAAGGTATTGGTGAAGGATTTAAAGAGGTAAATCGTTCTTTAAGTAATCTTTCTAGTGGAATATCAAATGTGGCAAACGAAGATAAGGAAAAAACGGCTCAAGTCATCAAATGGGGCGTTGCATTAATGGATCTTTGGAAGAAGAGAAAAGAAAATTAA